The Heliorestis convoluta genome includes the window AATGTGTTCCTGTTGCTTTTTGTTCTGAACTAAATGAATAAAGAGATTCCCAGTAAGAGGTAAGAAGCATACCATGTAGTTATGCTTTGAATGTAAACGACAAAGGGAACTCACTTTACTCCCGAAGCCTTAAAAACAGGTAAAAAATCTCTTGCTAACAAAGTCTATCATTTAGAAAGGGTGAATTGTGAATCCAATGAGTCAACAGTTCCGAGTGATAAACCAAACAAAACAAGAGTTAGTTTTTCAACCCATTCAAAAAGCTGATAGATTTTGGAAGAGATTGTTAGGATTAATGGGAAAAAAGGAACTTCATTTTGGGCTCTTATTAACGCCCTGTTACAGCATTCACACCTTTTTCCTGAAGCATGAAATTGATGTTGTCTTCCTAGGAGAGAATAATCAAGTTCTTTTTTTGATACAGCAGGCTCAACGAGGAAGAATTTTTGTAGGGGTACCAGGAACAAAAACAGTGCTTGAACTTCCACCGACAGTTACCAAAGGGAAACTTCATATTGGAGATATTTTAGCATTTATACCCTTTTCCACTAGTCAGTAACCAATGACATCTAGGTCCTACTCTATTAATAAAAAGATTGTTTTGGGTTCACTGTTAAAAGATTGAGGCGCTCTAATATCATAGGCACCAATGATCTCTGCGTTGTTGTTTTTCCAGTAAATTTCATTCGCTATTAAAGCTCCGTAAAAAGTATTGTTATTCCCGTCGAGGGTAAGTAAGCCGGGGGTATATAAAATACCATTTATTCTACAATTGTTAGACTTTATATAAATACCTTGGGTAGCATACATGGCTATAAGATCAGTCGTTTCGTTTGTATACTCTAATTTGTTTCCACTAATGTATAAAAGACCATCTACCAGCAATTGACCACTGCCAGAAAATAAATTATCCCTTAATTCCAAGTCTCCATCTACATAGATGATACCATTATTAGGTGCGATTGTTGTATTACTAAAAACTGTTAATGATGAGCCATCTCCATATACCTCAGTAGCGCCAGCAGCCATACCATAAAAATCAAACTCCGGGAAGGGGATAATAGGTGAATTCTTATTAATTGTTCCTGTAATTCCGCTTAAATCTCCTGAAGAACCTCGACAAGATAAATTTCCATATATATACCGATTCGCACCTTTAACTGCAAACTTGCCATTGGTGTGTACATTACCGTGTATTTCAAAATTATTCCCTTGAATGTTAAAGTCTTTTGTACTGCCAACAAAAAGGGCGTAATTAAGTGGCTCAAGTGTGACAATAGCTTGAGATGATTGCTGAGCTCGGGCTACCGCCCGTACAGTTATAACATGCTTATCAAAACCAATAATTTTTAGAAAAGCAAAGTCTACAGTCCTACTACCAACGACTTCTAACATTAAGTCACTTCCATTATAGGGATAATTCACTGTTACTTCACTTCCATCTAGACCATTTATTTTTGCAAAGTTTATGGCTTTACTTGTGACTTGACCTTTATTTTTCACTACCTCTTGAACGGCAGACAATGCTGCAAGATCCACAGCATTTTGCATACGATTTTTGTTATAAAACAGTAGAGATAAATCCAATATTAAACCTGTCAAAATCAAAATAATAGGCATCAAAATAGCAAATAAAATAGCAATTATGCCTTTTTGATTATTACAATATCGAAACACCCCAATCACCTCTATAAAGCCCCCTGACCGTGAAAAAAGCGAAGGATATGCTTGTCAGAGTCACAATACGCTACGGTGGAGGGCTTTCTACTCGTCCGATATAGGTGGCATTTATATCGGCTGTTGCCCCAAAGATTGTAGATATAGGCGTTAGAAAGTCCATCTTATAGTGAATGGAAACGCCTATCTGCTCTCCTATAGTCAAAGAAGTATCATAGGGCGGGGTTACCGTCACGATCATGACATGGCCTGATGCAGGTGTTAGTGTAAACTGGGTGCATAAATCACCTTGATCATCCGTGGAAGTTGAAGAGATGACGGTCGTAGTACCAGTCAAGGGTGCTGTGATTGACGATAAATTGTTAGCAATCTCTTCCTCAGATATTCCAACAGAGATCATGCGCATGGTAACTCTGGTAGCATTATCAACCATTGTATGGTAATACATGAGTCGTCCCAAATCGATAATTGAAAAGAAAAACATTATAAATATTGGTAAAATCAGAGCGAATTCAATCAAACCCTGCCCCTTGTTATGGTTACTCCATACTTTTTTTACGCTCATGATCCGATGCCTGCCCTTCCTGCCGGGTAAGGTCATTCATAGATGGGTCCATAGGGAATACCACCTCTTAAAAGAAATTTTCTATCATACTGATCATGGCTGGGCCCAGTAAGATGATAAAAAGTTGTGGAAAGATAAAAAAGACCAGAGGAAAAAGAAGCTTGACAGGAATTTTGTAGGCAGCTTCTTGGGCTTTTTGTTTACGCATGAGACGAATCTGTTCTCCCTGGGCTCTAAGAATCGTCGTTAAGCTGACTCCCATTTGCTGCCCACTTAACAATGCTGTAATAAAATTAGATAATTCAGGTATGGAAATACGGCTGGCCATATTTTGAAAGGCCTCCTTTTTGGCCTTTCCATACTTTATATCAGTCATCGTTAAGGCTACTTCTTCCGCAACAGGACCTTGAAGATAGGTAACGATACGAGTAAGGGCCAAATCAAGCCCTATGCCTGCTTCCACACTGATCATTAAGTAATCAATGAAAGCAGGAAGAGAACGATAAATCGCCTGTTGCCGCTTGGCAACTTTCTTTTTCAGATACAGAATAGGTGTTAAAAAGCCGAGTATAAAGAGTAGCAAAGTGCCGACCCATTGGAATGTTACATCTGCAATCATTCCCAAGAGAAAATAACCTGTCAGGCTAAATAATACTGAGAAAAGAAAGCTATATCCTACGATTAATTCGGAGCTGCAGTTAGACCCTGATGCTTTGACCAGCTTAGACAACCTTTCTTGCAATGAGAGAGGTAAAAAAAGAAAGATTCTCTTTCCTTGTTCTGACAAAACGTTGAGGCCCGTTGAAATATTTTTTAAGGAATATTTTTCTGAAGAGTCCATGGGTGATAAGAGCTTTGAGCGAATGGAACGGTGAAGAAGCTTTTCTTGTAGAAATAGAAAAAGAAGTATGAACAGGCCGATACATATAAGTAGTAACCAAATGAAGTTTTGAAGAATTGTAAACATGATCATCACCAATTCAACGAAACGATTCTTTTGATCAGCAGAGCACCAATGATTTGACTTACTACGCCAGCAAGGAGCAATTGCTGGCCCAGGCTATGGGTGAGTAGTATGCTGATGTAAGTGGGGTTCATTACATAGAGAAAGATAAATATTACAATAGGCAATAACACAAGAATCATTCCCGACATTTTTCCTTGCGCTGATAAGCTTTTTATTTCTCCTTTTATTCGCTGTTTCTCTACCATCGTTTCCGCTAATGTTTGAAGGATTTTTATCAGGTTTCCTCCTGTTTCCTTAGAAATCATGATGGCTGTTGTGAACGTTTCAACATCTTCTGTAGGATTGCGTTGATAGAAAAGGTAAAAGGAATCTTCGTAACTTTTTCCTAGCTGAATGTCTTGAAATACAAGCTGAAGTTCTCGCTTCATAGGAGCAGGGGCTTCGTCAGCGACGATTTTTAAGGCAT containing:
- a CDS encoding DUF192 domain-containing protein yields the protein MSQQFRVINQTKQELVFQPIQKADRFWKRLLGLMGKKELHFGLLLTPCYSIHTFFLKHEIDVVFLGENNQVLFLIQQAQRGRIFVGVPGTKTVLELPPTVTKGKLHIGDILAFIPFSTSQ
- a CDS encoding TadE/TadG family type IV pilus assembly protein, encoding MIGVFRYCNNQKGIIAILFAILMPIILILTGLILDLSLLFYNKNRMQNAVDLAALSAVQEVVKNKGQVTSKAINFAKINGLDGSEVTVNYPYNGSDLMLEVVGSRTVDFAFLKIIGFDKHVITVRAVARAQQSSQAIVTLEPLNYALFVGSTKDFNIQGNNFEIHGNVHTNGKFAVKGANRYIYGNLSCRGSSGDLSGITGTINKNSPIIPFPEFDFYGMAAGATEVYGDGSSLTVFSNTTIAPNNGIIYVDGDLELRDNLFSGSGQLLVDGLLYISGNKLEYTNETTDLIAMYATQGIYIKSNNCRINGILYTPGLLTLDGNNNTFYGALIANEIYWKNNNAEIIGAYDIRAPQSFNSEPKTIFLLIE
- a CDS encoding TadE/TadG family type IV pilus assembly protein — translated: MSVKKVWSNHNKGQGLIEFALILPIFIMFFFSIIDLGRLMYYHTMVDNATRVTMRMISVGISEEEIANNLSSITAPLTGTTTVISSTSTDDQGDLCTQFTLTPASGHVMIVTVTPPYDTSLTIGEQIGVSIHYKMDFLTPISTIFGATADINATYIGRVESPPP
- a CDS encoding type II secretion system F family protein; translated protein: MFTILQNFIWLLLICIGLFILLFLFLQEKLLHRSIRSKLLSPMDSSEKYSLKNISTGLNVLSEQGKRIFLFLPLSLQERLSKLVKASGSNCSSELIVGYSFLFSVLFSLTGYFLLGMIADVTFQWVGTLLLFILGFLTPILYLKKKVAKRQQAIYRSLPAFIDYLMISVEAGIGLDLALTRIVTYLQGPVAEEVALTMTDIKYGKAKKEAFQNMASRISIPELSNFITALLSGQQMGVSLTTILRAQGEQIRLMRKQKAQEAAYKIPVKLLFPLVFFIFPQLFIILLGPAMISMIENFF
- a CDS encoding type II secretion system F family protein gives rise to the protein MMIKRLRNEKKIDNTISKEAKLLLKKSSNQKATFTSWLQTALNKASVEIEVTKFMIYVSAGWITTILFTVLLTRSLLSSIIVTVLFPLSVHIFLSYLARKKIESLSRQLPDVVNFLCSSLQSGYSFQHALKIVADEAPAPMKRELQLVFQDIQLGKSYEDSFYLFYQRNPTEDVETFTTAIMISKETGGNLIKILQTLAETMVEKQRIKGEIKSLSAQGKMSGMILVLLPIVIFIFLYVMNPTYISILLTHSLGQQLLLAGVVSQIIGALLIKRIVSLNW